The stretch of DNA GGACGGGATTTGAACCCGCGACCTACTGCGTGACAGGCAGTTATGCTAACCGCTACACTACCGGACCAGCGGACCAGAGGTTATAGGGCGCCGGGCGGGAAGTCAAGCCGGGCGGGGCCGCGCTACCCTGGGCCACATGACAGGGCAAGCCGGAAGAGTGGTCTTCACACGAGGGGGGCTGACGGAGAGCGTCCACACCGTTCACGTGGTCGTCGTGGACCGGGAGGGGCGGCGGGTCGCCTCCTGCGGGGACGCGGACCTCGTCACCTTTCCGCGCTCCAGCTCCAAGCCGGTGCAGGCGCTCCCGCTGGCCTTGAGCGCCCCCGACCTGCCCGCCGATGAACTCGCCATCGCCTGTGCCAGCCACGCGGGCACACCGGAGCATTTGGCGGTGGTGGAGCGGCTGCTCGCCCGCTCGGGCAGCACTGTGGACGACCTGCGCTGCGGCACGCACCCCCCCTTCAACCCCGGGGTGGCCGCCGACCTGATTCGCCGGAACGAGAAGCCGACGCCGCTGCACCACAACTGCTCGGGCAAGCACGCGGGGATGCTCCTCTCGTGCGTGCTGAACGGCTGGCCGTGCGAGGGGTATACGGAATACGGGCACCCGTTGCAAGTGCGGATTCGGGAACTGCACGCCGAGCTGGGCGGCGTTCCCCTGGATGACGTTCATCTGGGAACGGACGGGTGCAGCGTGCCCGCGTTGGCGTTGCCACTGCATGGGGCGGCGCGCATCTTCGCCCGGCTGGCGGCTCCAGAGGGCGAACTGGGCCCGGCCCTGGAACGCATCTTCCAGGCCATGACCACCCATCCCTTCCTGATCGCCGGAGCGGGGCGGCTCGACACCACGCTGATGCCGCTCGTGCCCGGCCTGGCGGCGAAGATGGGGGCGGAGGCGTTCTACGGGATGGCGCTGCGGGACACGCTGCGCGGCCCCCTGGGAATCGCCTTCAAGATCATGGACGCTGGCGAGCGGGCCCGGCCCCACGTCGCCCTCGCCGCGCTGGAGATGCTCGGTCTGCCCATTACCGAGGAGATGCGCGCCCTCGCGCCCACCCCCCTGCACAACTGGGCGGGGCGGGAGGTGGGCACGGTGGAGGTGGAGTTGCCCGCAGTCCGGAGCTAGGGCCGCGAAATCAGGGCGTCTTCGGGAGTCGTCCTCACTCCGGTTGTCACGGCCCCGCTCCAGCCCGTCCCCAACCCGGCCCGACCCCTGTGCCGCCTGCTACGGTCACGGCCAAGTCTCCTTATTTAAAATAAGGCGTGAGCCCCTCCGAGCAGGCCGAGCAACTGTACCTGGCCCGGAACAGCGCCCGGGCGGCCATCAGCTACGCCGCGGGACTGGCCTCTGCTCAGGGGGACCCGGTGGGCTTCTCCCAGGCCGTTTGCCTGTTCATCTCTGCTCTGGAAGCCCGAACGGTGCGGAGGATGGTCGGCATCGAGGAGCAGGCGCTCGACCTCGTCTGCACCCTCCGGGAGGACCGGCTGCGGCCGCGCTTCCCCGGGAAGGAAAGCTGGTTCCTGCCGCCCGTCGCCCGGGAACCCGTCCCGCCCCGGGGCGGGACAGGCGGACGCCGCTCCGAGCCTGACCTCTCCGGGCTGCCCTCCAAATGTCCGGAGTGCATAATTTGACTTCCCCTGCATTCCATGCTATCTTTTTTTCATCACCGCCCAAGAGGCGGCTTTTTTATTGCCCCTCCAGCCGCCCCTCGACCGCGGCCAGTGCGAAGGCGTATTCCTCGGCGGCCTCGTTCAGGGCGTCATAGCGCCCGCTGGAGCCGCCGTGCCCCGCGCCCAGGTTCGTCTTGAGGACGAGGGTGCCGCTGCCAGGCTGCCGCAGGTCGCGCAGGCGGGCAGCGTACTTGGCGGGTTCCCAGTAGGCCACGCGCGGGTCGTTCAGGCCAGTGGAGACGAAGAGGTGGGGATAGACGCCCGCCTTCAGGTTGTCGTAGGGGCTGTACTCGCGCATGGTGGCGTAAGCAGCGGGGTCATTCGGGTTGCCCCACTCGTCGTACTCACCGGTCGTCAGGGGAATGGAGTCGTCGAGCATGGTGGAGAGCACGTCCACGAAGGGCACGCCGACAAAGGCTGCCCGGAAAAGCTCGGGACGCAGATTCACCACGGCGCCCATCAGCAGGCCGCCCGCGCTGCGGCCCACCGCCACGAGGTCACTTGCGATGCCCTCCGCCTTCAGGTGCTCGGCGGCAGCGATGAAGTCAGTGAAGGTGTTCATTTTGTGGGCCAGTTTCCCGGCCTCGTACCAGCGGCGGCCGAGTTCGGAGCCGCCCCGGATGTGGGCGATGGCCCAGACCCAGCCCCGGTCGAGCAGGGGCAGGCGGGCCGAGCGGAACTCGGGGTCGGTGGGAAAGCCGTAGCTGCCATAGGCGTACAGCAGCGTCGGGGCGGGCAGGGCCGTATCTTTCCGGCGCACCAGGCTGACGGGCACCCGCTCGCCGTCCTTCGCCGCCGCCCATACCTGCTCGGCCACATACTGCGAGGGGTCGTAGTTGGGAACGGGCGTGGCCTTGACGAGCGTGGTCTGCAAGGTGTTCAGATCGAGGTCCAGATGCTCGGCGGGCCGGGTGAGGCTGGTGTACACGATCCGGGCGGAGGTTGTGTCAAAGATGTGGTTGGGGCCGACGTAGACGGTGTAACTCGCCTCGGGGAATTCGACGCGGCGGGGTGGGCCGTACCCTTCGGGTGTGCGGGGCAGCACCCACAGCCGGGTGAAGCCTCCCTCACGACCGGAAACGAGCAGGTGCGAGGCGAAGAGGTGCATATCGGTGAGGTGCCGCTGCGGGTCGTGCGGCAAAACTTCGGTGGCGTCCGCCCAGGTCAGGCCGTCCTTTTTCGGCAGGGTGACGAGCTTGAACTCCGTCGCGCCCCCCTGATTCGTCAGGGCGAGCCAGTGGTCGCCGCCGTCCGTCACCGAGTATTCGACGCCGCGCTCGCGGGGGAGGAGGAGCTGTGGTCGGGCTTGCGGGCCGTGGGTATCCAGCGCGTGCCACTCGGAGGTGATCCCGGCATTGCTGACGATCAGCAGCGTGTCGCCGTTTTCGGAGAGAACCGCGCCTGCCAGGAAGGTCACGTCGTCTTCCTGATACAGCAGTTCATCCCCCTCCCGCGCCTGACTCAAGGTGTGGCGCCAGAGTTGGTAGGGCCGCTGGGTGGCATCGTCGCGGGCATAGTACAGATGGGAACTGTCCGCGCCCCAGGCCAGGGTCCAGCCATTAACGGCGGTCAGGGGAGCTTCGGCCAGCTCTCCCGTCCGGGTGTCCAGCACGCGCAGCTCGAACACCTCCTGCCCGGTCGTGTCGAGCAGGTAGGCCCAGTACCGCCCGTCGGGGCTGGGGCGGGTGTCGTACACCCACACGTTCGCGTGGCCCTCGCGCTCCTTCAGGGCGTTGAGGTCGAGGAGCACCTCCTCCTCTCCCCCGTTCAGCGGGCGGCGCAGGAAGATCGGGTGGGCCTTTCCCTCCTCCGTGCGGGTGAAGTAGGCGTAGTCCCCCTCCGGCACGGGCGGCTGGTCGTCGCGCTCCTGCACGTGGGAGAGGAGTTCCTGGTAGATCGCCTGCTGCGTCTCGCGCAGAGGCGCCATCACCGCCTCCAGATGGGCGTTCTCGGCGTTCAGGTAGCCCAGCACCTCGGGGTCGGCCTTGCTCTGGGTCTTGAGCCAGTGGTAATCGTCGGGGCGGACCTCGCCGTGCAGGGTGTGGGTGATCGGCTTCTTCGCAGGGCGGGGCGGGCTGGAGGTCATGCCCGGAGCGTAGCAGGGCGTGCGTTACCCTGGCCGCATGTTCCGCCGTGACCCCCTGCGCGCCGCCCTCTCCGGGGTGGAGGAGGTGCTGGGCCGGGACCTGCGCCCCGCCTTTCCCCTGCTGCGGCTGGCCCTGCGGCGGGGCGGCGTGCTCAGCGTGGCGCGGGGAGACCGGGTAGCTCTCGCCGGGCTGGGCGGCGTGCCGCGTGAAGGGATATTCGAGCTGGCGAGCGTCACCAAGCCCTTCACCGCGGCGCTAGCAGGCGTGCTCGTGCGGGAGGGGCGGCTGGCCTGGGATCAACCCCTGTCCGCATTGGGGGGGCCGTGGCGCGGCTTTCCCGCCTTCGTGACCCCGCGCGCCCTGGCAACCCACACGGCGGGGCTGCCCCCACATCCGGCCCGGGTGATCGTCACCAGCTTCACTCGCTTTCAGGACCCCTACGGCGGGATGAGTACGCGGGACGTGCTGGCGAGCGCGCGGCGCTGGGCAAACCGGCGCGCAGCGGGCCGCTTCGCCTACTCCAACCTGGGGCTAGGGGTGCTGGCGCTGGCCCTGGCGTCCGGTTCGGGAGAAGCCCTGAACGCGGCCGGTTACGGGGGGGCGCTCGCCCGGTATGTGACGGGACCGCTGGGGCTGGACAGCGTGACCCTCACGCCCCCAGCCGGTCGGCTGGTCACCCCCACGGCCACGCTGCTGGGCGAGGGGATCACTGGCTTCGGGCCCCTGGCCGGGGCCGGAGGGCTGTTCGGCACGGGGGCCGACCTGCTGACCTTCGCGGGGGCGCACCTGGACGGCCGTCTCGGCGGGGACTGGCGGGCGGTGACGCGCCCCCCCGGCCTGCCTCCCCACCTGACCGGGGTGGCGCCCGGCTGGCTAGAGTCGCGCGGCGTGTGGTGGCACGACGGGGTGGCGCGGGGCACCCGCACGGCCCTGGGCTTTCGTCCGGCAGATGGGACTGCCGCCGTGCTCCTGGTACGCGGCGGGCTGCCGCTGCTGGGGCTGCGGGGGGCGGTGCCGATAGGGCTCCTGGCGCTGCTGGGGGGTGGGGGTCAAGCGATAGGTTGAACCGTCAGGCGGCGGGACGGGTTCGTTCGGAGCTGTCCAGGGTTGAGCGCGGGGTTTCCCTTTTTGGGAAGGGGGCCGGGCGTCTTGATACGGTTTGCCCCCACCCGGGGAGTTCTCCGCTACGCTCGACAAGGTTCCTGCCCATCTCGCCTGTGGCCGTCTTCCTCCACGCACAAGGTTTGATCCTGCTGTTCTCCAAGTTGTGGGGCTAGCGTCTCGTTGCTCGCGCAAGGCGGGGTGAAGGCCGTGCGAGAGCGAGCAATGGGCCGTCTACAGGAGACGGTTTTCAAAAGCTGGAGCTTTGGCGCTCTTACTCCTTCGCCCTGGTGGGGGAGGTTAGGGGGGTAACAAGCGTCAGCTTGCCCTCCTGCCCAGCCCCAAAGAGCCCTCCCAAACGCGCCCCTCGCGGTTGATCCTCCCCCAGACGGCAGGAACTCACGTCACTGAGGCACCAGCCACGTCACCGCCCGCGCGTCATTCAGGCTGCTCAGGAGGACCTGCTCGCGCCAGTTGCCCTGGGAGAGCCCGAACACTGTGTCGTAGCGGCGCAGGTCCGTGCGGGTCAGGGCATACAGGTTGCCGTCGGGGGCAAAGGTCACGTCGCGCAGGTCGGCCAGTGAGGTGACGGTGACGGCGGTCGTCCGCGCCCCGTCCCAGAGCCGCAGGGGCTCGGAGCTGTTGCCGCTGAGGGTGGTGTCGCGCCAGGCGGCGATGAAGTTGCCCACCGAACCGCTGCCCGCGCTCGTCC from Deinococcus apachensis DSM 19763 encodes:
- a CDS encoding S9 family peptidase codes for the protein MTSSPPRPAKKPITHTLHGEVRPDDYHWLKTQSKADPEVLGYLNAENAHLEAVMAPLRETQQAIYQELLSHVQERDDQPPVPEGDYAYFTRTEEGKAHPIFLRRPLNGGEEEVLLDLNALKEREGHANVWVYDTRPSPDGRYWAYLLDTTGQEVFELRVLDTRTGELAEAPLTAVNGWTLAWGADSSHLYYARDDATQRPYQLWRHTLSQAREGDELLYQEDDVTFLAGAVLSENGDTLLIVSNAGITSEWHALDTHGPQARPQLLLPRERGVEYSVTDGGDHWLALTNQGGATEFKLVTLPKKDGLTWADATEVLPHDPQRHLTDMHLFASHLLVSGREGGFTRLWVLPRTPEGYGPPRRVEFPEASYTVYVGPNHIFDTTSARIVYTSLTRPAEHLDLDLNTLQTTLVKATPVPNYDPSQYVAEQVWAAAKDGERVPVSLVRRKDTALPAPTLLYAYGSYGFPTDPEFRSARLPLLDRGWVWAIAHIRGGSELGRRWYEAGKLAHKMNTFTDFIAAAEHLKAEGIASDLVAVGRSAGGLLMGAVVNLRPELFRAAFVGVPFVDVLSTMLDDSIPLTTGEYDEWGNPNDPAAYATMREYSPYDNLKAGVYPHLFVSTGLNDPRVAYWEPAKYAARLRDLRQPGSGTLVLKTNLGAGHGGSSGRYDALNEAAEEYAFALAAVEGRLEGQ
- a CDS encoding asparaginase — encoded protein: MTGQAGRVVFTRGGLTESVHTVHVVVVDREGRRVASCGDADLVTFPRSSSKPVQALPLALSAPDLPADELAIACASHAGTPEHLAVVERLLARSGSTVDDLRCGTHPPFNPGVAADLIRRNEKPTPLHHNCSGKHAGMLLSCVLNGWPCEGYTEYGHPLQVRIRELHAELGGVPLDDVHLGTDGCSVPALALPLHGAARIFARLAAPEGELGPALERIFQAMTTHPFLIAGAGRLDTTLMPLVPGLAAKMGAEAFYGMALRDTLRGPLGIAFKIMDAGERARPHVALAALEMLGLPITEEMRALAPTPLHNWAGREVGTVEVELPAVRS
- a CDS encoding serine hydrolase domain-containing protein, yielding MFRRDPLRAALSGVEEVLGRDLRPAFPLLRLALRRGGVLSVARGDRVALAGLGGVPREGIFELASVTKPFTAALAGVLVREGRLAWDQPLSALGGPWRGFPAFVTPRALATHTAGLPPHPARVIVTSFTRFQDPYGGMSTRDVLASARRWANRRAAGRFAYSNLGLGVLALALASGSGEALNAAGYGGALARYVTGPLGLDSVTLTPPAGRLVTPTATLLGEGITGFGPLAGAGGLFGTGADLLTFAGAHLDGRLGGDWRAVTRPPGLPPHLTGVAPGWLESRGVWWHDGVARGTRTALGFRPADGTAAVLLVRGGLPLLGLRGAVPIGLLALLGGGGQAIG